A single window of Lacerta agilis isolate rLacAgi1 chromosome 12, rLacAgi1.pri, whole genome shotgun sequence DNA harbors:
- the BCDIN3D gene encoding RNA 5'-monophosphate methyltransferase, translating into MIGLILLKMAVPTSEYSKVPGDAQLPGGAAPYGNFPDYSRFHPPEGRIRLLPSALLSKLFPNPRAKPLLGLDVGCNSGELSIALYRHLLGLQETQACQERLNELRLLCCDIDAGLIERAKQQSPFPASISYAALDIMDPDARETLLSSYLGSFGRSTFDIAFCMSVTMWIHLNHGDCGLVTFLSYLASKCAYLLLEPQPWKCYRSAARRLRKLGRHDFDHFRSLSINGDVVERITQILTADCAMELVSCFGSTSWDRRLLLFKSKEANHLV; encoded by the coding sequence ATGATAGGCCTCATCCTTCTCAAGATGGCAGTGCCCACAAGTGAGTACAGTAAAGTGCCTGGGGATGCCCAGCTTCCGGGCGGAGCGGCACCATACGGGAACTTTCCCGATTACTCTCGCTTCCACCCACCAGAGGGACGCATCCGGCTCCTGCCCAGCGCGTTGCTGAGCAAGCTGTTCCCTAACCCGCGTGCAAAGCCCCTTTTGGGGCTGGATGTGGGGTGCAATTCGGGGGAGCTCAGCATCGCCCTGTACAGGCACCTCCTGGGGCTTCAGGAGACCCAAGCCTGCCAGGAGCGCCTGAACGAACTTCGCCTTCTCTGCTGCGATATTGACGCTGGGCTGATCGAGAGAGCTAAGCAACAGAGCCCCTTCCCTGCCTCTATTTCCTACGCCGCCCTTGACATCATGGACCCCGACGCAAGGGAGACGCTGCTGAGCTCCTACCTGGGCAGCTTTGGCCGCTCCACATTTGACATTGCCTTCTGTATGTCCGTGACCATGTGGATCCACCTCAATCACGGGGACTGTGGCCTGGTGACATTCTTGTCTTACCTCGCGTCTAAATGCGCATACTTGCTCCTCGAACCCCAGCCGTGGAAATGCTACCGGTCCGCTGCCCGGCGCCTGCGGAAACTGGGCAGGCACGACTTTGACCACTTCCGATCCCTCTCCATCAACGGGGACGTGGTTGAGAGGATCACCCAGATCTTGACCGCCGACTGTGCCATGGAACTGGTGTCTTGCTTCGGAAGCACAAGCTGGGACAGGAGACTCTTGCTATTCAAATCAAAGGAGGCTAATCATCTGGTGTGA